NNNNNNNNNNNNNNNNNNNNNNNNNNNNNNNNNNNNNNNNNNNNNNNNNNNNNNNNNNNNNNNNNNNNNNNNNNNNNNNNNNNNNNNNNNNNNNNNNNNNNNNNNNNNNNNNNNNNNNNNNNNNNNNAGCAGCATTTCCTGAAGTAACAGAATTCGTGGAGAATATACCATAGGATCCAAGCAAATTCCAATAGATTGAGCTTCCATATAAATTTTCTCATCTATCCCCAAATTTTCATATTGAATGTCTGAGAAGTCCATGGAAAAATGATCTGAAAATCTTCCATTCACATGGTGGCTTGAGCTATTAACACCCTTGAGTGGGATAACAGACACATCATCTTCTAGCTCATCAAATTCCAGTCTATCACTCCTATAACCATTGAACTCCACCATATGATTCAAAACACTGAATTCTGACTCAACATCGGCTTCAAATCCATCAAACTGTAAATCTTCATTCACATTGGTTGAGTCCTCTGAGATTAGAGCTGATAGCAATCTATGATAAAGGGGGGCTGCTTTAGAATCTACGTTGCTAGATGCAAGTTCCTCAGCAAATATTTCACGATTATCAAACTCTGAAGATGTCCCACCAGGTGTGGTACCCATGGGGGAGAGTTCGCCCTGAGAGAGAAAATGGTTATGACATTTATCTATTATGAAGAGTCAGCATATTGGAGCTGTAATTGTCTTTACAAAACTGTGGGAAAACATCTCATAAAGAGCATACACgtctgtgaaaaaaaaaatctccgtATCATCAGATCACGTAATACTACAACGCTATACACAtttcctaccaaatttcatatttttttagttttttccctACCCAGTGAGTCTAAATACCTTGGGACCAatgaaactaatatatatatacataccagATAATGAAATTCTTGCTAGTCTTACGTAAATTAGAAATCTGCAACATAGCAATCCCTGCAGCACATTTAACTCCTACCCCCACTATATTCCTATGCAGGACGTAGAGCGCAAGTAGTATACAACATTCAAGCAATATGCATAGAGACACATACAAAGTATCTGTCACATTCTCTATATATAAGATCTGAACGGTATAACTGTCTTATGAAATGCAGGAAAACTACCTGCTGTTTCACGAAATTGATTTGTGCATCAGATATAAAGCAAAAGTAGCGCTCCATTTGCTTCCAGAACGAGCTTGGAAAATTCTGAGCTGCATTAAAGAACCAAACCAATTATTCTTGATAAAACaattctgcaaaaaaaaaacatatatagaatcATGAACACTTACCAAAGTTTATAGCCGAGTTAACAGCAGCTAGTAGCTCCTCATGCCCATCATCtggaacaattaaaaaaaacataaacaaaggaATAATCGATCCTGCCAAAGAACAATTCTGATCAGTTGAACTTATTTTACCAAGAAAATCTAGTGTTGTAGCATTTGTCGCTGTATTTTTCTGACGTTTGTATGCCTTGCGGTCAGAGAGTTTCCTAGTGGGTGGACGACCTGCCCTGCTGCAGAGACCATATGAAAAAAATAGGAAATAAGCCTCATGAAACCCAAACACTTCTCAAATACCAGAAACAGGATTTTCTACCTTTCATTCTTGTCAGAACTATTTCTTGCGCTGCGAAGTTGTTTTGCTGTTCCATGTTTCATCACTCCCATTGGGTTGACAGACCTTGTTGAAGCAAAGCCACGGCCTGTCCTTCCTTGTCTCCTCACACCATCCCCAAGCTCTTCTCCAGAGACAAGCTTGTTTTTTCTCGATTGTAAACCAGGGATGGAGACTTTAGGAACATTCTGAGAAGTTTTCCCATTGACCTCATCAGATTGCTTTCCCTTGTCTTTAGATTTGATCTCAGGGGGGCTAAATTCTTCACTTCCTGATAAAGCTGTTGTAGACAAGCTATTTTcaccttttaatttcatttgTGGAGAAGCCGCAGGCGAGCGCctataaaatccaaaacttgtTTCACTACCACCAACATCTGACATGTTATCTGATGAAGGAATGTCATCATTGCTTGAAACAATGGGGACCAAGTTCGTTCTCCTTGCAACTCGGGATATCTTTTGTGGTCTTTGACTGGCCCATTGAGTGACAGGTGGTGATGAAGACCGATTTGATGTCATGCGCTTGCGACTGGGAACCCCAGACAACAATGGAGGTTTGTTTGTACATCCAGAAATATCCCAATCACTTGGAGAGGGAGTGTTATGGACAACCGGAGAAAGTTTTGGCGGCAGTCCTGAACCTGATCTTGGACCACGTACTGAAGCACTCATTTTTGGGTTTGAAGTCGGACTTGAAGAATTGGATTCATCATGAATATTGGACCTGCAAAGACCCAGCAGAGAGTAACAAGAATATAAAGAATCATCAGGCAGAATAGAAGctaaaaaatattgacaaatGCGATCAGAAGAAAAATTTGACAGGCGTGGTTAAGATTGTAAGTTTGTTAACACATACTTGCTGACAGCCCTGAGATTCACCCTTTCCTTATCTAAACCAGCAGCTCGTTCCCTCTTCTCATTGTACAATGAATTGTGATCGGAATCCCTGGAGAGCAAGGAACGCGCTGCCAAGCCTGTCTGCTGAGAGAGGTTATCAGATCTCCCATATGGAACAGCACCATTCACTGCCCCATGTCTGCACAAGTAATTAAAACAGGAAACATTTACCAATTGAATGACCATCAAAGACTGCTCAATCAGACAGGAACTAAACAGATTTTCGGCAGATTGCTCAAACAAACAGGAACTAAACAGATATTCAGCAGATTCTCAGCCATCAATCGCAATTCCATAAACCAAGCGAATGGATTAATGCGCTTTGGTTTACAAAAGCACCATAAAACAAAACTGTGGTAATAAACAGAAGACACTGTTGTTGCATCTCCAACATACAGAAGTTCTTAGGAGCGTAAAGGCCCATCTATCCAATGTTACCAGAACCAATCTAATCCTTTTACATAGGAAACAAATagctatatatttaattatgcGAGATCCCATTTGTGAATATTTTCCTAATAAACTCCAGAAAATGGATCTAATAGCTgactgaaccaaaaaaaaattatgatcaaATACAGTAGGCCACACCTTAACATGTTTGAGTCACCATTCAATCTCGATCGGGCATCACCAGCTGATTTTGGTATGCCCTGTTTCAAGTCCCTGTAACCATCAACAGCTTTATTTGAAGCCAAACTAGAAGGACCATCTGTTTTGATGCCAGAtcgttttttcttcattttcgtCTTTTCCCAACCATCAATACCAATTNNNNNNNNNNNNNNNNNNNNNNNNNNNNNNNNNNNNNNNNNNNNNNNNNNNNNNNNNNNNNNNNNNNNNNNNNNNNNNNNNNNNNNNNNNNNNNNNNNNNNNNNNNNNNNNNNNNNNNNNNNNNNNNNNNNNNNNNNNNNNNNNNNNNNNNNNNNNNNNNNNNNNNNNNNNNNNNNNNNNNNNNNNNNNNNNNNNNNNNNNNNNNNNNNNNNNNNNNNNNNNNNNNNNNNNNNNNNNNNNNNNNNNNNNNNNNNNNNNNNNNNNNNNNNNNNNNNNNNNNNNNNNNNNNNNNNNNNNNNNNNNNNNNNNNNNNNNNNNNNNNNNNNNNNNNNNNNNNNNNNNNNNNNNNNNNNNNNNNNNNNNNNNNNNNNNNNNNNNNNNNNNNNNNNNNNNNNNNNNNNNNNNNNNNNNNNNNNNNNNNNNNNNNNNNNNNNNNNNNNNNNNNNNNNNNNNNNNNNNNNNNNNNNNNNNNNNNNNNNNNNNNNNNNNNNNNNNNNNNNNNNNNNNNNNNNNNNNNNNNNNNNNNNNNNNNNNNNNNNNNNNNNNNNNNNNNNNNNNNNNNNNNNNNNNNNNNNNNNNNNNNNNNNNNNNNNNNNNNNNNNNNNNNNNNNNNNNNNNNNNNNNNNNNNNNNNNNNNNNNNNNNNNNNNNNNNNNNNNNNNNNNNNNNNNNNNNNNNNNNNNNNNNNNNNNNNNNNNNNNNNNNNNNNNNNNNNNNNNNNNNNNNNNNNNNNNNNNNNNNNNNNNNNNNNNNNNNNNNNNNNNNNNNNNNNNNNNNNNNNNNNNNNNNNNNNNNNNNNNNNNNNNNNNNNNNNNNNNNNNNNNNNNNNNNNNNNNNNNNNNNNNNNNNNNNNNNNNNNNNNNNNNNNNNNNNNNNNNNNNNNNNNNNNNNNNNNNNNNNNNNNNNNNNNNNNNNNNNNNNNNNNNNNNNNNNNNNNNNNNNNNNNNNNNNNNNNNNNNNNNNNNNNNNNNNNNNNNNNNNNNNNNNNNNNNNNNNNNNNNNNNNNNNNNNNNNNNNNNNNNNNNNNNNNNNNNNNNNNNNNNNNNNNNNNNNNNNNNNNNNNNNNNNNNNNNNNNNNNNNNNNNNNNNNNNNNNNNNNNNNNNNNNNNNNNNNNNNNNNNNNNNNNNNNNNNNNNNNNNNNNNNNNNNNNNNNNNNNNNNNNNNNNNNNNNNNNNNNNNNNNNNNNNNNNNNNNNNNNNNNNNNNNNNNNNNNNNNNNNNNNNNNNNNNNNNNNNNNNNNNNNNNNNNNNNNNNNNNNNNNNNNNNNNNNNNNNNNNNNNNNNNNNNNNNNNNNNNNNNNNNNNNNNNNNNNNNNNNNNNNNNNNNNNNNNNNNNNNNNNNNNNNNNNNNNNNNNNNNNNNNNNNNNNNNNNNNNNNNNNNNNNNNNNNNNNNNNNNNNNNNNNNNNNNNNNNNNNNNNNNNNNNNNNNNNNNNNNNNNNNNNNNNNNNNNNNNNNNNNNNNNNNNNNNNNNNNNNNNNNNNNNNNNNNNNNNNNNNNNNNNNNNNNNNNNNNNNNNNNNNNNNNNNNNNNNNNNNNNNNNNNNNNNNNNNTCCCTGTCTACAGCAGCTGATTGTCGAACAATAGCGTTACTTCGAACATCCATCTGAATCACACAATAGCAACATTAAAACATTTGAATTCACACTTATCAATTAgtaacaaattataaataactaaTTACCAGATGATTTCAGAATTTCGAATCGAAATCAAAATAACACCCAGTGTATCGGAAGGTTTTTACggtcaaacaaaataaacatataagaaaagaaaacgcgATGGAGAAATTATGTAGATCTAACAAGAGTAATGCTATGTTCTCTATCCTGGCTTGAAGATAACATTCACATGCATTAGATTTTGGAAACAcaattatcattttttgttttaaaggcAAGGGAAACACAATTATCTTAAATGAAGAATTTTCTATCTAAGATTTCCACTACTACCGTATCCAGCATTTTCTAGGATAACATGCCAAAATTATCACCAAACAACATATGCACCTATAGAAGACTACATCATGAAACAAAAGGTCTGTTCAGCAAAATTATGAATCtatattttggtgaaaacaACTCCATACGGATTACAAACTAAAGTATGTTGTTGTCAAACAAAAATCAGGAATTACCATGGAAGTACGTGTCCGCTTATTCAACGCACCACTTTTAGGTCGTTCTTCCAGCTTCTGCTGGTCAAGCTCAAAACAACCAGGCAGAGTCTGACCTTGAATTCCCATTTTGACCATACCTGGCCCTAAAGCCAAGCGATCACCAGAGCGGTCATTAGAAAAACCTTCTGGTCGAGACCTTTTCTTTGTAGGTACACTCGGAAAAAACTTGTTAAATACAGAAGAAGCTTCATTGAAAATTTTCACACGCTCCCTGCGACAGTAAAAATTCAATTAGGTAAACAGAGCCCGAAGAAGATTTATTGACTTATCGTAATAAACTACCTGGCCTTCACGTTGTTTTCGCGCAGACCAGCCTTTAGTCTCTTTATCTCTTCTGGTATAGGAGATGGAATTAACTTCCCTTTCAGCGTTGTGCTTGGAGATTCATCTCCTTGAATCCCAAGAGCAATATTCACATGACGCTTAAAGTCACCTTGACGAATAGACTTGTGATCTGCGGCAACCACCTTAGGATCAAAACGNNNNNNNNNNNNNNNNNNNNNNNNNNNNNNNNNNNNNNNNNNNNNNNNNNNNNNNNNNNNNNNNNNNNNNNNNNNNNNNNNNNNNNNNNNNNNNNNNNNNNNNNNNNNNNNNNNNNNNNNNNNNNNNNNNNNNNNNNNNNNNNNNNNNNNNNNNNNNNNNNNNNNNNNNNNNNNNNNNNNNNNNNNNNNNNNNNNNNNNNNNNNNNNNNNNNNNNNNNNNNNNNNNNNNNNNNNNNNNNNNNNNNNNNNNNNNNNNNNNNNNNNNNNNNNNNNNNNNNNNNNNNNNNNNNNNNNNNNNNNNNNNNNNNNNNNNNNNNNNNNNNNNNNNNNNNNNNNNNNNNNNNNNNNNNNNNNNNNNNNNNNNNNNNNNNNNNNNNNNNNNNNNNNNNNNNNNNNNNNNNNNNNNNNNNNNNNNNNNNNNNNNNNNNNNNNNNNNNNNNNNNNNNNNNNNNNNNNNNNNNNNNNNNNNNNNNNNNNNNNNNNNNNNNNNNNNNNNNNNNNNNNNNNNNNNNNNNNNNNNNNNNNNNNNNNNNNNNNNNNNNNNNNNNNNNNNNNNNNNNNNNNNNNNNNNNNNNNNNNNNNNNNNNNNNNNNNNNNNNNNNNNNNNNNNNNNNNNNNNNNNNNNNNNNNNNNNNNNNNNNNNNNNNNNNNNNNNNNNNNNNNNNNNNNNNNNNNNNNNNNNNNNNNNNNNNNNNNNNNNNNNNNNNNNNNNNNNNNNNNNNNNNNNNNNNNNNNNNNNNNNNNNNNNNNNNNNNNNNNNNNNNNNNNNNNNNNNNNNNNNNNNNNNNNNNNNNNNNNNNNNNNNNNNNNNNNNNNNNNNNNNNNNNNNNNNNNNNNNNNNNNNNNNNNNNNNNNNNNNNNNNNNNNNNNNNNNNNNNNNNNNNNNNNNNNNNNNNNNNNNNNNNNNNNNNNNNNNNNNNNNNNNNNNNNNNNNNNNNNNNNNNNNNNNNNNNNNNNNNNNNNNNNNNNNNNNNNNNNNNNNNNNNNNNNNNNNNNNNNNNNNNNNNNNNNNNNNNNNNNNNNNNNNNNNNNNNNNNNNNNNNNNNNNNNNNNNNNNNNNNNNNNNNNNNNNNNNNNNNNNNNNNNATCAAACTTCCCAGGTGCTGACATTCCCTTAGCTTTCGTAACTCCactgttttaattataaaaaatatacacacaGTGGTACATGACAAGCTTGCAGAGTTGCAGCACATAAATGCTTAATCCTCAGCTGTCGAATTGTTTTACCTGCAAAGTAACAAATGGAATCAAAATCTTCACGACAAGCCCCCAGAAGAATTTACCACGAGAATGAAATTGCGAGAAAAACAGATTGTAAGCAGAGACTAAGGAGTATACATGACCATTGCATTTGTACTAACCTAGTCTTTAAAAAGCatttatattttctcaaatctATACATTTATAGAAACACAAGAACATATAAATTTGGTTCCGGAGTACTTTGGGTTCTTCACATTATCTTTGCATATAATATTTGCTTCATAAAGCCAGAAACTTCCGGGATCATGCTCAGAGCGATAACAGCAAATATTACTTTCTTCTACAATGAAGCAACTAACGAACCCAACAGAAGAGCTTAAACCAACAAGGGAACAAAGTGAAACTACCAATTTAGCTAAAGTACAAAAAAGGGGAGAAGTTCTTAATTAAGTGGGAATAGAGATGGTATCCAAACAAATCTAACATGGAACTGTCCTGTCTTTCTCTAACTAAGATCTTCCAATTTCACACCTATTCTTAAACTTAAATCGTCAAAGCACAGAAGAAAATTAGACAGTCAAATCACCAATACAGTCAAATACAAAGAAGGAAAGATAATTCCTTTAAACGTCATCTTCACAGCTTAGCTGCATTGCCGACTCAAATTATGAGACTAAGATGTCTCAAAACTTCAAAGAGATTTACTTTTCCAAgcaaaaaagtagaaaaaattgAACTGACCCCTTTCTCCTAAAAACTCGTGTTTTTACCACAATCGAACTTCAATTACCACAAAACGCCCAATTAAACTAGAATTAATCAAATTTCAAAGCTctaacacaagaaaaccctaataGAGAGAACtgaatccaaacaaaaaacaaaaaaaaaacaaaaaaacaaacgaacTTCACGAGACGAAGTCAAGCATCTTTCAATTAAGCAAGGTTAAACAAAGGGCAACACATAGAATTAGAATTCTAGAACCCAGATCAAACTTCAAATGATTGAAGTCgagaatctcaaaaaaaaaaaaaaaaaaaaaaNNNNNNNNNNNNNNNNNNNNNNNNNNNNNNNNNNNNNNNNNNNNNNNNNNNNNNNNNNNNNNNNNNNNNNNNNNNNNNNNNNNNNNNNNNNNNNNNNNNNNNNNNNNNNNNNNNNNNNNNNNNNNNNNNNNNNNNNNNNNNNNNNNNNNNNNNNNNNNNNNNNNNNNNNNNNNNNNNNNNNNNNNNNNNNNNNNNNNNNNNNNNNNNNNNNNNNNNNNNNNNNNNNNNNNNNNNNNNNNNNNNNNNNNNNNNNNNNNNNNNNNNNNNNNNNNNNNNNNNNNNNNNNNNNNNNNNNNNNNNNNNNNNNNNNNNNNNNNNNNNNNNNNNNNNNNNNNNNNNNNNNNNNNNNNNNNNNNNNNNNNNNNNNNNNNNNNNNNNNNNNNNNNNNNNNNNNNNNNNNNNNNNNNNNNNNNNNNNNNNNNNNNNNNNNNNNNNNNNNNNNNNNNNNNNNNNNNNNNNNNNNNNNNNNNNNNNNNNNNNNNNNNNNNNNNNNNNNNNaaaaaaaaaaaaaaaaaaaaaaacctcgtaCCTTGAATCCAAAATCGCTTAGCAAATTACAATTCCCACCCCTCAGTTTACACAACTATCTCACAAAATCAGAGACTCCTGAGATTGGATCGTTCCAATGAGTACGTGAAAAGCTTGAAATCGAAATCCAACGACGTCCCTGTAACAGCCATGGAGAGGACGGGATCGAGACGAACCGCGCGTTCGTTGCTTGCTGTTTTTGATCGGCAATGGGAATTGGCTATTGTGAGATTACGTTATTACCCATCGGTTAACACCATAAGAGACCGGTCCCCTACGGATGACAGTAGGGGTAATCTGGTAATATATAGGAGTCAAGCCGGCTTGAATGTAGCTTAATTGGCTTTTTAAGGAAATAATAAGCTGTGACTGTGACGATCATCGATTGATGAATAACGATTTTACTGTTTATTAATTCaactaatataattttgataacCACAAATACACTTGACATTGAGTTACTTGAAAATCTAGTAAAATATATCATCCTTGATCTCTTCTTGATTACATTCTAACAAATAACCATATTATTTgattacatataaaattaaaacccatgATTAGGATCTTTAAGATTGATTAACTATGGAATCATGACTTTAATCATTGTCTTGTTAAATCACAtacacttaatttttttttacaattctgGTGTATAGGGGTAGGAACTCAATTTCAATCAACTATACATAATCTTTTGAAAAGATGTTTGTGTTCGTCAATTGAACTTTATATTGAGGGTACTTTCAAATGTTGTGTTGCATTCTTCATAATGAACACAGAATAGAAAATTTGATACTACTAGTCTACTGCATATGCCATGTGGAAGTAAATAAATGCTTATAACATGGTCCATATGCATTTTCCTCTGTGTATCCCTTAGCCCACAAATAATGACTAAGGAACATGCTTATCTCTTCAAACGTAGCAACCCCGAATTTACATTCTCTTTTCCAAGAGCTTAACATCAATAATTCATATTCATAGACAgaagttaaaaattattgagtttgaaaaagaacatACAATAAATAACAATCGAAACCTCCATGTCCGGCTCTAAAATCATCTATGAAATCTAATAATGTTCGGTTGTGATAAATTCAAAGTTGGTTCTACCACCAAATCTCATGCAAAATACCAAAATcctactccaaaaaaaaaaaaaaaaaacaagaacaaatgcATCACCACAGTTTACGATTTTACCATTTGAGCAAATTCGTCTAAATTTCCTATGGTGTGATAAAGATTAAAAACGAGAGGGACAATAAGAGTAAAACAGAGAAGGAAGATCCTCCAATCTCCACTCAGggatataaagaaagaaacagattaTGTACGTACAGTACAACTTTCATTTAGTCATCGTTGTACTTTTGTCTGAACCTAAGCTTGTAATGCTTCTCCACTGATTCTTAGGACTAAAGTGAAAATTGTCTTTTGTCTTCCTATTTtgtgaacaacaacaaaaaaatgaaagaaacaaagcttTATAATCTATAGATGTTGGTTCAAAATTCAATTGCtgtatagaaaaaaatacaagaactaaaaaaaattacacaatgCTAATAAGTAACACAAACAATATCATCTGCCAAATTCTACACTTAAATTCCACTATGACTTCTGTATCCAAATctctaaaaataatttttgtttattcctaatttggaagaaaaaaaaacgaatttgcaattcataaaaaaaaaaaaaaaaaatcagtttccaaaAACAGAGTCTACAGAGTTCTTGTGCCGGCGAGTCCACGATGCAAGAGATTGTGAGAAATATGATCCCTCGTGTTAACCGCAGTAGCAGATCGTATATTATTCTCCGGCACCGCCACGTCATCAAAAACCTCAAACTTCAACTCCGGCGACATCTCCTCGTTCCTCATCTCACAAATGTTatgcaacacacaacaagcTCCAAGCACGTACGGCAGATCTTGAAGCTTCACCTCCGTCCGTTTCTGCAAACAAGCCCACCTTCCTTTAAGCCTTTGGAACGCCTCCGTCGCGATCCCTTGAATCTCGCCGACGCTCTCGTTAAACGCGTGCTGCGTCCACGTCAGATTCTGTCTAGCGTACGGCACAAGAAGCCAATCCGTTAACGGGAACCCCGAGTTTCCCACGATCCAGCTGTCACGCAGCATCCCACGCGCCGCTCTCTGCCGTGAAAGCGAAGATT
The sequence above is a segment of the Camelina sativa cultivar DH55 chromosome 10, Cs, whole genome shotgun sequence genome. Coding sequences within it:
- the LOC104720069 gene encoding uncharacterized protein LOC104720069, which translates into the protein FDPKVVAADHKSIRQGDFKRHVNIALGIQGDESPSTTLKGKLIPSPIPEEIKRLKAGLRENNVKARERVKIFNEASSVFNKFFPSVPTKKRSRPEGFSNDRSGDRLALGPGMVKMGIQGQTLPGCFELDQQKLEERPKSGALNKRTRTSMMDVRSNAIVRQSAAVDRIGIDGWEKTKMKKKRSGIKTDGPSSLASNKAVDGYRDLKQGIPKSAGDARSRLNGDSNMLRHGAVNGAVPYGRSDNLSQQTGLAARSLLSRDSDHNSLYNEKRERAAGLDKERVNLRAVSKSNIHDESNSSSPTSNPKMSASVRGPRSGSGLPPKLSPVVHNTPSPSDWDISGCTNKPPLLSGVPSRKRMTSNRSSSPPVTQWASQRPQKISRVARRTNLVPIVSSNDDIPSSDNMSDVGGSETSFGFYRRSPAASPQMKLKGENSLSTTALSGSEEFSPPEIKSKDKGKQSDEVNGKTSQNVPKVSIPGLQSRKNKLVSGEELGDGVRRQGRTGRGFASTRSVNPMGVMKHGTAKQLRSARNSSDKNESRAGRPPTRKLSDRKAYKRQKNTATNATTLDFLDDGHEELLAAVNSAINFAQNFPSSFWKQMERYFCFISDAQINFVKQQGELSPMGTTPGGTSSEFDNREIFAEELASSNVDSKAAPLYHRLLSALISEDSTNVNEDLQFDGFEADVESEFSVLNHMVEFNGYRSDRLEFDELEDDVSVIPLKGVNSSSHHVNGRFSDHFSMDFSDIQYENLGIDEKIYMEAQSIGICLDPMPSISNVEDEGIVDDIKTLEVAICEVGSKKKEMLNRLLKPKLIEMAYEKSKASRRHHSASVKSSANKISKQAAFAFVKRTLERCRQFEETGKSCFSESTFKNIIIAGLTQLEDNSTDKEDILSATTPMGSQPSSSLVLPMTQSTENHANSSENALWEGKDETMWSNRMKKRELLLDDVGGAPLSSSTKGKRSERDRDGKGQASSSRGGGTNKIGRPALVNAKGERKSKTKPRQKTTAIFSSSVSIVEQTRTSLPKPTNSNNSGYSNLETLDESEPLDLSHLQIPDGLGGPDDFDTQAGDLSSWLNIDDDALPDTDDLLGLQIPMDDLSDLNMMV